One genomic segment of Nerophis lumbriciformis linkage group LG20, RoL_Nlum_v2.1, whole genome shotgun sequence includes these proteins:
- the LOC133619850 gene encoding uncharacterized protein: MVLPYRHIRQAICDREELPSQLGASSALKQESPQPPHIKKEEEELWITQTGECLLGPQEDNLTKLRPTVVSVKTEDDEEKPQVDNLLAPLSDSEAEDEVEVTLSSDTDCEGDMRTHTDNKHSECSKKKKSKTCLSCSVCAKNFTKNSQLIYHTRTHTGEKPYKCSVCGKRVTRKSHLTEHMRTHTGEKPFSCLICGKSFSQKSGLTPHMRKHTEEKTLNGSVYTGEKAYNCSVCSRNFSLKNSMLQHMRKHTREKTFSCSVCCKSFPVKRRLTEHMRIHTGEKPFPCSVCGRSFSQMGSLTKHMRTHTREKTFNCSVCDKSFCQSSNLTKHMKRHAGEKTFSCSVCGKRFHSHVDALKHTTTHEGNNQSAV; encoded by the coding sequence ACATCCGGCAGGCAATTTGTGATCGAGAAGAACTTCCCTCTCAGTTAGGGGCGAGCTCCGCTCTGAAGCAGGAGTCTCCACAACCACcccacattaaaaaggaagaggaggaactctggatcactcagacgggagagtgtcttctaggaccacAGGAAGATAATCTCACCAAGTTGCGAccgactgttgtctctgtgaagactgaagatgatgaagagaaaccacaagtagacaacctcttagctccactatcagatagtgaggctgaagacgaggttgaagtcactttgagcagcgatacagactgtgaaggcgatatgaggactcacactgacaacaaacactctgaatgctctaaaAAGAAGAAAAGTAAAACGTGTTTGAGCTGCTCGGTTTGTGCTAAAAACTTTACTAAAAACAGCCAATTAATTTATCACacgagaacgcacacaggagaaaaaccatacaaatgttcagtttgtggtaaaagggTTACTAGAAAGAgccatttgactgaacacatgagaacacacacaggagaaaaaccatttagttgtttaatttgtggtaaaagcttttctcaaaagagCGGTTTGACTCCACACATGAGAAAGCACACAGAAGAAAAAACATTGAATGGCTCAGTTTACACAGGAGAAAAAGCATATAATTGTTCGGTGTGCAGTAGAAATTTTTCCCTCAAAAATTCTATGCTTCAgcacatgagaaaacacacaagagaaaaaacatttagttgttcagtttgttgcAAAAGTTTCCCCGTAAAGAGgcgtttgactgaacacatgagaatacacaccggagaaaaaccatttccttgttcagtttgtggtagaaGCTTTTCTCAAATGGGCAGTTTGACTAAACATATGAGAACGCACacgagagaaaaaacatttaactgtTCAGTTTGTGACAAAAGCTTTTGTCAAAGCAGcaatttgactaaacacatgaaaAGACACgcgggagaaaaaacatttagttgttcagtctgCGGCAAAAGATTCCACAGTCATGTGGATGCACTAAAACACACCACAACACACGAGGGAAATAACCAATCAGCTGTTTAG